The following are encoded together in the Glycine max cultivar Williams 82 chromosome 8, Glycine_max_v4.0, whole genome shotgun sequence genome:
- the LOC100811735 gene encoding glycosyl hydrolase 5 family protein translates to MVRKSSILLACLLAIFTSCCNSLPLSVHKRWIIDDATGKRVKLHCAHWVAHATPMLAEGLDKSPMNDIAANIAKAGFNCVRLSYATYMFTRYANNTVRDIFHTHDIPGIVSAIENYNPRVLNMTHLQAYEAVVDALGDHGVMVLIDNHVSLAKWCCANDDQNGFFGDRHFNTSEWLQGLAFIAHHFKGKPNVFAMDLRNELRGSRQNHHDWYKYMTQGANTIHDINPDFIVIISGLAFDNDLSFLKKKPLDLNFPHKIVYESHIYSVSGDTHRWRVQPVNWICNATIQLLHQQSSFLLSGKNPAPLLVSEFGYDMTGGSFADNMYLPCIVSYFASVDLDWSLWAFQGSYYYRQGKVGLGESYAVMDDDWKSYRDPNFTQKFELLQRMVQDPTSNVSKSNIIFHPLTGYCAHVNNSKELVMGDCKSNSLWSYEGDGSPIRLMNSAKCLKAVGERLPPSLSEDCLSPQSSWKTVSMTGLHLATFDKDGDLLCLEKDSNSSKIVTSKCICISDDDSSCLDNPQSQWFKLVSTNV, encoded by the exons atggtgagaaaatcctccattctcttgGCGTGCCTCTTGGCCATATTCACATCATGTTGCAACTCTTTGCCTCTCTCAGTTCACAAGAGATGGATCATTGATGATGCAACAGGAAAACGTGTGAAGCTTCATTGTGCACATTGGGTGGCTCATGCAACGCCAATGCTTGCTGAGGGTCTTGACAAATCGCCCATGAATGACATTGCTGCTAATATAGCCAAAGCAGGATTCAATTGTGTTCGTTTGTCCTATGCTACGTACATGTTCACTCGCTATGCTAATAACACTGTTCGTGACATATTCCACACTCATGATATTCCGGGCATTGTGTCAGCAATCGAGAATTATAACCCTAGGGTGTTGAACATGACCCATCTTCAGGCCTATGAGGCTGTGGTTGATGCTCTAGGGGATCATGGCGTGATGGTGCTCATTGATAACCATGTTAGTTTGGCAAAGTGGTGCTGTGCCAATGATGATCAAAATGGATTCTTTGGAGATAGGCATTTTAACACTTCTGAATGGCTTCAAGGGTTGGCTTTTATAGCCCACCATTTCAAAGGAAAACCCAAT GTGTTTGCTATGGACTTGCGAAACGAGCTAAGGGGTTCGCGTCAAAACCACCATGATTGGTACAAGTACATGACCCAAGGAGCAAACACAATCCACGACATCAACCCCGATTTTATAGTTATCATTTCAGGGTTAGCCTTTGACAACGACCTTAGCTTCTTGAAGAAAAAACCTCTTGACTTAAACTTCCCTCACAAAATAGTGTACGAGTCACACATCTATTCCGTCTCAGGAGATACACACAGGTGGCGCGTGCAACCAGTGAATTGGATATGCAACGCCACAATTCAATTGTTGCACCAACAATCAAGCTTTCTTCTGAGTGGTAAGAATCCAGCACCTTTGCTTGTGAGTGAATTTGGATACGACATGACTGGTGGTTCTTTTGCCGACAACATGTACTTACCATGCATTGTGTCCTATTTTGCCTCTGTGGACTTGGATTGGAGCTTGTGGGCTTTCCAAGGAAGCTATTACTATAGACAAGGCAAAGTTGGACTAGGAGAATCATATGCGGTGATGGATGATGATTGGAAAAGTTATAGAGACCCTAACTTCACTCAAAAGTTTGAGCTTCTGCAAAGGATGGTTCAAG ATCCAACTTCAAATGTCTCAAAGTCCAATATAATTTTCCATCCATTGACTGGTTACTGTGCACATGTGAATAATAGTAAGGAGCTTGTAATGGGTGATTGCAAGAGTAATAGCCTATGGAGTTATGAAGGTGATGGATCTCCAATTAGGTTGATGAACTCTGCCAAGTGTTTAAAGGCAGTTGGTGAAAGGCTTCCTCCATCTCTCTCTGAAGATTGCTTGTCTCCACAAAGTTCTTGGAAAACTGTTTCAATGACTGGTCTTCACTTGGCCACTTTTGATAAGGACGGAGACCTTTTGTGCTTAGAAAAGGATTCCAATTCTTCCAAGATAGTGACCAGCAAATGCATCTGCATAAGCGATGATGATTCTTCATGTTTGGACAATCCCCAAAGCCAATGGTTCAAACTTGTTTCGACCAATGTTTAG
- the LOC100803535 gene encoding pentatricopeptide repeat-containing protein At2g17140, whose amino-acid sequence MDKTTRKLIDGVLKNTNNPKLAWHLVKRVISSPSSSSSSSTQHLVTITTRILATAKMHNELHHLHNLLLSSHNYHIAHPSLISMVRVLAQLGHVDDAITHFKSLRAQFPSLSPSLPLYNLLLRSTLRHHRPGFVSWLYSDMLAARVAPQTYTFNLLIHSLCESRAFDHALQLFEKMPQKGCCPNEFTLGILVRGLCRAGLVKQALELVNNNNSCRIANRVVYNTLVSRFCREEMNNEAERLVERMNELGVLPDVVTFNSRISALCRAGKVMEASRIFRDMQMDAELGLPRPNVVTFNLMLKGFCKHGMMGDARGLVETMKKVGNFDSLECYNIWLMGLLRNGELLEARLVLDEMVAKGIEPNAYTYNIMMDGLCRNHMLSDARGLMDLMMRNGVYPDTVAYSTLLHGYCSRGKVFEAKSVLHEMIRNGCQPNTYTCNTLLHSLWKEGRTLEAEEMLQKMNEKCYQPDTVTCNIVVNGLCRNGELDKASEIVSEMWTNGPTSLDKGNSFASLINSIHNVSNCLPDGITYTTLINGLCKVGRLEEAKKKFIEMLAKNLRPDSVTYDTFIWSFCKQGKISSAFRVLKDMERNGCSKTLQTYNALILGLGSNNQIFEIYGLKDEMKEKGISPDICTYNNIITCLCEGGKAKDAISLLHEMLDKGISPNVSSFKILIKAFSKSSDFKVACELFEVALNICGRKEALYSLMFNELLAGGQLSEAKELFEVSLDRYLTLKNFMYKDLIARLCQDERLADANSLLYKLIDKGYGFDHASFMPVIDGLSKRGNKRQADELAKRMMELELEDRPVDRTYSNRKRVIPGKLLKDGGSDWQDIINRDAGSGIALKTLKRVQKGWGQGSISSLQPQQNDFLDYYDGSG is encoded by the exons ATGGATAAAACGACGAGGAAGCTGATAGACGGCGTTTTGAAGAACACCAACAACCCTAAACTGGCATGGCATCTTGTCAAACGCGTCATCTCTTCCCCttcctcttcatcttcctcttccacTCAACACCTAGTCACCATCACAACCCGCATCCTCGCCACCGCCAAAATGCACAACGAACTCCACCACCTCCACAATCTCCTCCTATCCTCTCACAACTACCACATTGCACACCCTTCCCTCATTTCCATGGTCCGAGTCCTCGCCCAATTGGGCCACGTCGACGACGCCATTACACACTTCAAGTCCCTCAGAGCCCAATTCCcatctctttctccttctcttccCCTCTACAACCTCCTCCTCCGCTCCACCCTCCGGCACCACCGTCCCGGTTTCGTCTCGTGGCTATACTCCGACATGCTCGCCGCACGTGTCGCCCCTCAGACCTACACCTTCAACCTCCTCATCCATTCTCTCTGCGAGTCGCGCGCTTTCGATCATGCACTCCAACTGTTCGAAAAAATGCCCCAAAAAGGATGCTGCCCCAATGAGTTCACTCTCGGGATCCTCGTTCGCGGCTTGTGCCGCGCTGGCCTCGTTAAACAAGCCTTGGAGCTCGTTAACAATAACAATTCGTGTCGTATTGCTAACAGGGTTGTGTACAACACTCTTGTTTCCAGGTTTTGTAGAGAGGAGATGAATAATGAGGCTGAGAGACTTGTTGAGAGGATGAACGAGCTGGGTGTGTTGCCTGATGTTGTTACGTTTAATTCGAGGATTTCGGCGCTGTGTAGAGCTGGGAAGGTTATGGAAGCGTCTAGGATTTTTAGAGATATGCAGATGGATGCAGAATTGGGACTTCCTAGGCCCAATGTTGTAACTTTTAATTTGATGCTTAAGGGGTTCTGCAAGCATGGGATGATGGGGGATGCAAGGGGTTTGGTTGAGACCATGAAGAAAGTTGGGAATTTTGACTCTTTGGAATGTTATAATATATGGCTGATGGGTTTGCTTAGGAATGGAGAGTTGTTGGAGGCTCGGTTGGTTCTTGATGAAATGGTGGCGAAAGGCATTGAGCCGAATGCTTACACGTATAACATTATGATGGATGGGCTGTGCAGGAACCATATGTTGTCGGATGCAAGAGGATTGATGGATCTGATGATGAGGAATGGGGTTTACCCGGATACAGTTGCTTATAGTACTCTCCTGCATGGATACTGCAGCAGAGGGAAGGTTTTTGAAGCTAAAAGTGTTCTTCATGAAATGATAAGGAATGGTTGTCAGCCTAATACTTACACCTGCAACACATTGCTGCATAGCTTGTGGAAAGAGGGGAGGACCCTAGAGGCAGAGGAAATGTTGCAAAAGATGAATGAAAAATGCTATCAGCCGGATACTGTGACCTGCAATATTGTGGTCAATGGTCTCTGTAGAAATGGAGAATTGGACAAAGCAAGTGAAATTGTAAGTGAGATGTGGACTAATGGACCAACTTCCCTTGATAAAGGAAACTCATTTGCCAgtctaattaattcaatccaCAATGTATCAAACTGCTTGCCTGATGGAATCACATACACAACTTTAATTAATGGACTTTGCAAGGTTGGGAGACTAGAAGAAGCCAAGAAAAAGTTTATCGAGATGTTGGCAAAAAACTTGCGCCCTGATTCTGTGACCTATGATAcgttcatatggagtttttgTAAACAAGGGAAGATATCATCAGCCTTCCGCGTCTTGAAGGATATGGAGAGAAATGGTTGTAGTAAGACTCTTCAAACTTATAATGCATTGATCCTGGGTTTAGGAAGTAATAAccaaatatttgaaatatatggattgaaggatgagatgaaagaaaaagggATAAGTCCAGATATTTGCACTTATAACAATATTATCACTTGCCTCTGTGAAGGAGGAAAGGCAAAGGATGCCATTTCTCTTTTACATGAAATGTTGGATAAAGGTATATCTCCCAATGTATCCTCcttcaaaatattgattaaagcTTTCAGCAAGTCTAGTGATTTTAAAGTAGCTTGTGAACTATTTGAGGTTGCTTTGAATATATGTGGCCGCAAAGAAGCGTTGTACAGTTTGATGTTCAATGAATTACTTGCTGGGGGACAACTCTCTGAAGCGAAGGAGCTATTTGAAGTTTCATTAGATAGATATCTTACATTGAAGAATTTCATGTATAAAGATTTGATTGCAAGACTTTGCCAGGATGAAAGGTTGGCAGATGCTAATAGCCTTCTTTATAAATTGATTGATAAGGGATATGGCTTCGATCATGCATCATTCATGCCAGTGATTGATGGCTTAAGTAAAAGAGGAAACAAGCGGCAAGCAGATGAACTAGCAAAAAGAATGATGGAATTGGAATTGGAAGACAGACCTGTTGATAGGACTTATTCAAACAGAAAGAGAGTCATTCCTGGAAAACTACTTAAAGATGGAGGAAGTGACTGGCAGGACATAATTAACAG GGATGCTGGCAGTGGAATTGCACTGAAAACTCTTAAGCGTGTGCAGAAAGGCTGGGGCCAAGGAAGTATATCTAGTTTACAGCCTCAGCAGAATGATTTTCTTGATTACTATGATGGTAGTGGTTAA